From one Luteolibacter sp. SL250 genomic stretch:
- a CDS encoding AAA family ATPase — protein sequence MPGKYPTNPEIVANLLTLRTQQGLTNAQLSKWLGIEGATATFLSKYLNDSLDREVPNFELLAADILKGINARLAYTSEIFQTSVTRRMANCFNLIRSTGDIALITAPAGNGKSSGIAYYQTISPSTVAITLNATTTSGAQVESALFNAVENRTWSGRTKRFDFLVEHFKKASRLLIVDNAQRLDSTGRQWLFDFCDEANMPTALIGNPEVLDKIRRNDQQFSRIGIRAQYELEEKELPEVARHVAAQFSDIETAAEIEDLCTFIASKPGRLRAVRKSVILMQELRKASPDLADNPRKALRAAHSRLVRDYALPGD from the coding sequence ATGCCCGGAAAATACCCCACCAACCCTGAGATCGTCGCCAATCTGCTCACCCTCCGCACGCAGCAGGGCCTCACCAATGCCCAGCTCTCCAAGTGGCTCGGCATCGAAGGCGCGACCGCCACCTTCCTCAGCAAATACCTCAACGACAGCCTCGACCGGGAGGTGCCGAACTTCGAACTGCTCGCCGCTGACATCCTCAAGGGCATCAACGCCCGTCTGGCCTACACCTCGGAGATCTTCCAGACCAGCGTCACCCGCCGAATGGCGAACTGCTTCAACCTCATCCGCTCCACCGGTGACATCGCCCTCATCACCGCCCCGGCAGGCAACGGAAAATCCAGCGGCATCGCCTACTACCAGACCATCTCGCCCTCCACCGTCGCCATCACCCTCAACGCCACCACCACCAGCGGTGCCCAGGTGGAGAGCGCCCTGTTCAACGCCGTCGAGAACCGCACCTGGAGCGGCCGAACGAAGCGCTTCGACTTCCTGGTTGAACACTTCAAGAAAGCCAGCCGCCTCCTCATCGTGGACAATGCCCAGCGCCTCGACAGCACCGGCCGCCAGTGGCTCTTCGATTTCTGCGACGAGGCCAACATGCCCACCGCCCTCATCGGCAATCCCGAGGTCCTGGACAAGATCCGCCGCAACGACCAGCAGTTCTCCCGCATCGGCATCCGCGCCCAATACGAGCTGGAGGAAAAGGAACTGCCGGAGGTTGCCCGCCACGTGGCCGCCCAATTCAGCGACATCGAGACCGCCGCCGAGATCGAGGACCTCTGCACCTTCATTGCCTCAAAGCCCGGACGACTCCGCGCCGTCCGGAAGTCCGTCATCCTCATGCAGGAGCTGCGCAAGGCCAGTCCGGATCTCGCCGACAATCCGCGCAAAGCCCTCCGCGCCGCCCATTCTCGCCTCGTCCGCGACTACGCCCTCCCCGGCGATTGA
- a CDS encoding PEP-CTERM sorting domain-containing protein has translation MKLPILFSSVLLCVAAGFQSARAAILFTENFTDGALEGGADNSGIAWFNRSANTGTTVVNDAGGIGAGNALQMAITSTGAQANRGIVGKLSQVVTLAAPGDTLSLSFSFRLISKGGAAAPNDSGSTAGFTFGFYNSNGTPVPDGSVNSGASDNDFGFRGEFGSGTSARVAVFKEANTSAGGTGTGTDGLSVTLDTSNPVAVGDFLPHTASITLTYNSATDMGIVLTYDGATVGSGTSSVPYFDFDELVFSQGPSNGFILDNVVVTSNVPEPGSALLAALCGAGMLVRRRR, from the coding sequence ATGAAGCTCCCCATCCTGTTTTCCTCCGTCCTGCTGTGCGTCGCCGCCGGATTCCAGTCCGCACGGGCGGCGATCCTGTTCACGGAGAACTTCACGGACGGTGCGCTGGAAGGCGGCGCGGATAACAGCGGCATCGCCTGGTTCAACCGCAGCGCGAACACGGGGACGACAGTGGTGAATGATGCGGGCGGCATCGGCGCGGGCAACGCGCTGCAGATGGCCATCACCTCCACCGGCGCGCAGGCCAACCGCGGGATCGTGGGAAAGCTGTCGCAGGTGGTCACGCTGGCGGCTCCGGGGGACACGTTGTCGCTGAGCTTTTCATTCCGCCTCATCAGCAAGGGCGGTGCGGCAGCTCCGAATGATTCGGGCTCGACAGCGGGATTCACCTTCGGCTTCTACAACTCCAACGGCACGCCCGTCCCGGATGGCAGCGTGAACAGCGGCGCGTCCGACAACGACTTCGGCTTCCGCGGTGAGTTCGGCTCCGGAACGAGCGCCCGGGTGGCGGTCTTCAAGGAGGCGAATACGAGCGCCGGTGGCACGGGGACCGGAACGGACGGTCTTTCCGTGACGCTGGACACGTCGAACCCGGTGGCGGTGGGGGATTTCCTGCCGCACACGGCGAGCATCACTCTCACCTACAACTCCGCGACGGACATGGGGATCGTGCTGACCTATGATGGCGCGACGGTGGGCAGCGGCACCAGCAGCGTGCCCTACTTCGACTTTGATGAGTTGGTGTTCTCGCAGGGGCCGTCCAACGGCTTCATCCTGGACAATGTGGTGGTCACCTCCAACGTGCCGGAACCGGGCTCCGCGCTGCTGGCCGCCCTCTGCGGCGCCGGCATGCTGGTCCGCCGCAGGCGGTGA
- a CDS encoding phage capsid protein, protein MIPDHFTIQFGRNFTAAVQQTQSRFRKAAVVETGCTGEAKTHNLVLPIHDSETTGERLAQTLLQELDTQKRWVRPQTFDLATGEPFWDEIMLAPAILPGGKHLEAHLGAYNRRVDRVFIDGLFGTNYIGKNGTTASEIPAENVVGVAFTPEGGSTDPTGLTVDKIIHAKRILTKNESYGDDARARGVQLWGAMTPEMEERLLFLANGTTSSAAANRLFSRDYMPPTLDKDGNISFFLGVNWIRSTQLPLKPGDDEVQYSGIWTSDAVHLDFWKEIQTSVDRRADLKNAAQFFSQYGLGACRSEDKKVVIIECDAEV, encoded by the coding sequence ATGATTCCCGATCATTTCACGATCCAGTTCGGCCGGAACTTCACGGCCGCGGTGCAACAGACGCAGTCCCGCTTCCGCAAGGCAGCCGTCGTCGAGACGGGCTGCACGGGCGAGGCGAAGACGCACAACCTGGTGCTGCCCATCCACGACAGCGAAACCACCGGCGAGCGCCTGGCGCAGACGCTGCTGCAGGAGCTGGACACCCAGAAGCGCTGGGTGCGTCCGCAGACCTTCGACCTGGCGACGGGCGAGCCGTTCTGGGACGAGATCATGCTCGCCCCGGCCATCCTGCCCGGCGGCAAGCACCTGGAGGCCCACCTGGGCGCCTACAACCGCCGGGTGGACCGCGTGTTCATCGACGGCCTGTTCGGCACGAACTACATCGGCAAGAACGGCACGACCGCATCGGAGATCCCGGCGGAGAACGTCGTGGGGGTGGCCTTCACCCCGGAGGGTGGCAGCACGGATCCCACCGGCCTGACGGTGGACAAGATCATCCACGCGAAGCGCATCCTGACGAAGAACGAGTCCTACGGTGACGATGCCCGCGCACGCGGCGTCCAACTGTGGGGCGCGATGACTCCGGAGATGGAGGAACGCCTGCTGTTCCTGGCGAACGGGACGACTTCCTCCGCCGCGGCCAACCGCCTGTTCTCCCGCGACTACATGCCGCCGACCCTGGACAAGGACGGGAACATTTCCTTCTTCCTGGGGGTGAACTGGATCCGCTCCACCCAACTGCCGCTGAAGCCGGGCGATGACGAAGTGCAGTACTCCGGCATCTGGACTTCGGACGCGGTGCACCTGGATTTCTGGAAGGAGATCCAGACCTCCGTGGACCGCCGCGCGGACCTGAAGAACGCGGCGCAGTTCTTCAGCCAGTACGGTCTGGGCGCATGCCGCTCCGAGGACAAGAAGGTCGTCATCATCGAGTGCGACGCGGAGGTGTGA
- a CDS encoding lysozyme, which produces MPIRIEDVPNFRPTRLNQATMDPRVAGASGAALQGLAKDIASVSQPFADIANRIQDHVNDKMEGSVTGRWRAEVAALEEELRNDPNPANRQKKTAALVERMSKSLDSADLAPVVKDRLSGSFQRYATDLTIHAAAETARMVQRQSADVFQTDWTEAVRTGKREDAARAIERRKHYGLLTADAEKRLWSEFDRTQSFNQVAGLIRNDPLAARDKLKQQEFAESFPGLGEEDRRKMLELAEDGVLRKQRDTINKIGSEIQRKEITTAAELDDRLEDSPEVEPVLRDELHFHLMQSTPLDVDTRRSVAEGLGYLQDALARGEISMEDYGRAHESYGQVIYSFGARGGSAPLRELLDEADPVRWNGRKSGGKADAAGPGHERALDRIANDFQNKGAFGKITADEERDLPPEALADKLLKIERTRGFFTTEMQGWMADHPDADHDAFNKQAKEAYLKAVAAGILPQSLLPSGKGTSSNATVPPGTEDGTGAGLLEMVKRFEGGGESGGFHAKAYWDHKQWSIGYGTKSRQGEVIGEAEAARRLSAELSTHRGRVVKYAAAAGLELEPHQVDALTSFDYNTGRIAQLLAGGRRSKEEVAGAMLLYQYAGGRPLKGLLRRRMAESEVFRRGYGDVPAMADAAALPAVSPPVNATASAPEKTPSNTPTV; this is translated from the coding sequence ATGCCCATCCGCATCGAAGACGTCCCCAACTTCCGCCCCACCCGTCTGAACCAGGCCACGATGGATCCGCGTGTTGCGGGTGCGTCCGGCGCCGCACTGCAGGGACTGGCAAAGGACATCGCCTCCGTGTCGCAGCCGTTCGCCGACATCGCGAACCGCATCCAGGACCATGTGAATGACAAGATGGAAGGCAGTGTGACGGGGAGGTGGCGGGCGGAGGTAGCGGCGCTGGAGGAGGAACTGCGGAATGACCCGAACCCGGCGAACCGGCAGAAAAAGACAGCCGCGCTTGTGGAAAGGATGAGTAAATCACTGGACTCAGCGGATCTCGCGCCGGTGGTGAAGGACCGCCTGAGCGGGAGTTTCCAGCGATATGCCACGGATCTGACGATCCATGCGGCGGCGGAAACGGCACGGATGGTGCAGCGGCAGTCGGCGGATGTATTCCAGACGGACTGGACGGAGGCCGTCCGCACCGGCAAGCGGGAGGATGCCGCCAGGGCGATCGAAAGGCGGAAGCACTACGGGCTTCTGACGGCGGATGCGGAGAAGAGGCTGTGGTCGGAGTTCGACCGCACACAGTCCTTCAACCAGGTGGCCGGGCTGATCCGGAACGATCCGCTGGCGGCGCGGGACAAGCTGAAGCAGCAGGAGTTCGCGGAGAGTTTTCCGGGCCTCGGTGAAGAAGACCGGCGGAAGATGCTGGAACTGGCGGAGGACGGGGTGCTGAGGAAACAGCGCGACACCATCAACAAGATCGGCAGCGAGATCCAGAGGAAGGAAATCACCACTGCAGCGGAACTGGATGACCGGCTGGAGGACAGCCCGGAGGTGGAGCCGGTATTACGGGATGAGCTGCACTTCCACCTCATGCAGAGCACCCCGCTGGACGTGGACACCCGCCGCTCCGTGGCGGAGGGGCTGGGATACCTGCAGGACGCGCTGGCGCGCGGGGAGATCTCCATGGAGGACTACGGCCGTGCCCATGAATCCTACGGGCAGGTGATCTATTCCTTCGGCGCACGGGGGGGCTCCGCACCGCTGCGGGAGCTGCTGGATGAGGCGGACCCGGTGCGGTGGAACGGCAGGAAATCCGGCGGAAAGGCGGATGCGGCGGGGCCGGGGCATGAGCGCGCGCTGGACCGGATCGCGAATGATTTCCAGAACAAGGGTGCCTTCGGAAAGATCACTGCGGACGAGGAAAGGGACCTCCCGCCGGAGGCGCTGGCGGACAAGCTCCTGAAGATCGAGCGGACGCGGGGTTTCTTCACCACGGAGATGCAGGGGTGGATGGCGGACCATCCGGACGCGGACCATGACGCCTTCAACAAGCAGGCGAAGGAGGCCTACCTGAAGGCCGTGGCGGCGGGGATCCTGCCGCAGTCATTGCTCCCCTCCGGGAAGGGCACATCCTCCAACGCGACCGTTCCACCCGGGACGGAGGACGGGACCGGCGCAGGACTGCTGGAGATGGTGAAACGCTTCGAGGGCGGCGGGGAGAGCGGCGGCTTCCACGCGAAGGCCTACTGGGACCACAAGCAATGGTCCATCGGCTACGGGACGAAATCGCGGCAGGGCGAAGTGATCGGGGAGGCGGAGGCCGCGCGCCGCCTGTCCGCGGAGCTGTCCACCCACCGCGGGCGGGTGGTGAAGTATGCGGCGGCCGCTGGGCTGGAGCTGGAGCCCCACCAGGTGGATGCGCTCACTTCCTTCGACTACAACACGGGCCGCATCGCCCAACTGCTGGCCGGTGGCAGGAGGAGCAAGGAGGAGGTGGCGGGGGCTATGCTGCTCTACCAGTACGCCGGGGGCAGGCCGTTGAAAGGGCTGCTGCGCCGGCGCATGGCGGAGAGTGAGGTGTTCCGCCGTGGCTATGGGGATGTTCCGGCCATGGCGGATGCCGCCGCGCTCCCAGCCGTCTCCCCGCCGGTGAACGCCACGGCTTCCGCACCGGAGAAAACCCCTTCCAACACCCCCACCGTCTGA
- a CDS encoding PEP-CTERM sorting domain-containing protein: MSTTFPPRTLLLLAALAGGAALPAQASTILYSGFGDSTVGATAPAGWTRVANSGSASSTITADHHFSQNAPSNGQNTLSLFNTGSGISRAAGDGFRLTSTFSATSGSAQYENTAFFFMAPSDGANAPRVNFNMGYSNTGLLEFSNVTTNVNDTFGGTAYNALEPQNPIYTFTLTGIFQANGNLNLTATLANSVNSTVLTSTGTLNAASATGTYFGIRTAAGGEGSGHAASSVHRSYLLEAIPEPSSAMLLLGGAMATLARRRRRG; encoded by the coding sequence ATGAGCACCACCTTCCCACCCCGCACCTTGTTGCTGCTGGCCGCCCTGGCCGGCGGCGCCGCCCTTCCCGCGCAGGCCTCCACCATCCTGTACTCCGGCTTCGGAGACTCCACGGTGGGCGCCACCGCACCGGCGGGCTGGACCCGCGTGGCGAACTCCGGGTCCGCCAGCTCCACCATCACCGCGGACCATCATTTCTCCCAGAACGCACCGTCCAACGGGCAGAACACGCTGTCCCTTTTCAACACCGGCAGCGGCATCAGCCGCGCGGCGGGCGACGGCTTCCGCCTGACGTCCACCTTCAGCGCCACCTCCGGCTCCGCGCAGTATGAAAACACCGCGTTCTTCTTCATGGCCCCGTCGGATGGGGCGAACGCGCCGCGCGTGAACTTCAACATGGGCTACTCCAACACCGGCCTGCTGGAGTTTTCGAACGTGACGACCAACGTCAACGACACCTTCGGCGGCACCGCCTACAACGCGCTGGAACCGCAGAACCCCATCTACACCTTCACCCTCACCGGCATCTTCCAGGCCAACGGCAACCTCAACCTCACCGCGACGCTCGCCAACAGCGTCAACTCCACCGTCCTCACCTCCACCGGCACGCTCAACGCGGCATCCGCCACGGGCACCTACTTCGGCATCCGCACCGCCGCCGGTGGTGAGGGCAGCGGCCACGCCGCCTCCTCCGTCCACCGCAGCTACCTGCTGGAAGCCATCCCGGAGCCATCCTCCGCCATGCTCCTGCTGGGCGGCGCCATGGCCACCCTCGCGCGCAGACGCCGCAGGGGGTGA
- a CDS encoding host-nuclease inhibitor Gam family protein, with protein sequence MPAKKKKAALPAIETLDQFHATVDQIAQLEVSLRGAAAIRDSAIQKVQEQYDGPIEDKKARMKSLVDLAGTYATAHKETVFGSKLRSASTALATFGLREGNESLKTLKSKTTWETILQGLKAIGKYIRTVEEVDKQALLDAKLTDAEYAELGLRVDKAERFYVVAKSADANRISTELEPTA encoded by the coding sequence ATGCCCGCCAAGAAAAAGAAAGCCGCCCTGCCCGCCATCGAAACCCTCGACCAGTTCCACGCCACCGTGGATCAGATCGCCCAGCTTGAGGTTTCCCTCCGTGGAGCCGCCGCCATCCGCGACTCCGCCATCCAGAAAGTCCAGGAACAATACGACGGCCCCATTGAGGACAAGAAGGCCCGCATGAAATCCCTGGTTGATCTCGCGGGCACCTACGCCACCGCCCACAAGGAAACCGTCTTCGGATCGAAGCTCCGCTCCGCTTCCACCGCCCTCGCAACATTCGGTCTCCGGGAGGGGAACGAATCCCTCAAGACCCTCAAGAGCAAGACCACCTGGGAGACCATTCTCCAGGGCTTGAAGGCCATCGGGAAATACATCCGCACCGTGGAAGAGGTCGATAAGCAGGCCCTCCTCGACGCCAAGCTCACCGATGCCGAATACGCCGAGCTGGGCCTCCGCGTCGACAAGGCCGAACGCTTCTACGTCGTCGCCAAGTCCGCGGACGCCAACCGCATCTCCACCGAGCTGGAACCCACCGCCTGA
- a CDS encoding class I SAM-dependent methyltransferase — protein sequence MSDPVPVLDACCGSRMFWFDRHDSRAVFVDKRSESHTLPDKSSKGGSRELIVNPDLVADFTALPFSDASFSLVVFDPPHLIRNGKKGWLAKKYGKLEGDWKEELRQGFAECFRVLKPAGTLIFKWNEHEVPVSQILALTPQLPLFGNRCGKTSKSHWIVFLKPDDQPQP from the coding sequence ATGAGCGATCCTGTTCCAGTTCTCGATGCCTGCTGTGGCTCACGCATGTTCTGGTTCGACCGGCATGACTCCCGCGCCGTCTTCGTGGACAAACGCAGCGAGTCCCACACGCTTCCGGACAAATCCAGCAAGGGTGGAAGCAGGGAACTCATCGTGAACCCTGACCTGGTCGCCGATTTCACTGCACTCCCTTTCTCGGACGCGAGTTTCTCGCTCGTCGTGTTCGATCCTCCTCATCTGATCCGGAACGGCAAGAAGGGCTGGCTCGCCAAGAAATACGGTAAGCTGGAGGGTGACTGGAAAGAGGAACTTCGCCAGGGATTTGCCGAGTGCTTCCGCGTCCTGAAACCGGCTGGAACCCTCATCTTCAAATGGAACGAACATGAGGTTCCGGTGTCACAGATCCTCGCGCTCACTCCTCAGCTTCCACTGTTTGGAAACCGGTGCGGAAAGACCTCGAAGAGCCACTGGATCGTGTTCCTCAAGCCGGACGACCAACCCCAGCCATGA
- a CDS encoding PEP-CTERM sorting domain-containing protein: MKIPRFLLIPFALGATAGLSSAAIMLDFGPTAVTDGATELNSPYHTANPSFTGSEWNGITADSTADLIDSSGTTLNGVRANLGANSTTGTTVALTANPSGLGLTGTALTSGIYSGTSVGRDGIFNGSGAGNARFVGFQITGLAAGTYDIYVASRNTNNNENYVQRVYAGAGVAGANFDVTGAAYSSGVITYANTSGYATSAWVAGQNYTVVRVDLTEGQALNVGVTGGTVPDGGSGELRGFLNSAQIVAVPEPTAAALSALGVLAFGLRRRR, encoded by the coding sequence ATGAAAATCCCCCGCTTCCTCCTGATCCCCTTCGCCCTCGGCGCCACCGCCGGTCTTTCCAGCGCTGCGATCATGCTCGACTTCGGACCCACCGCGGTCACCGACGGCGCCACGGAGCTGAACAGCCCGTACCACACCGCCAACCCCTCCTTCACCGGCTCCGAGTGGAACGGCATCACCGCGGACTCCACCGCGGACCTCATCGACTCCAGCGGCACCACCCTCAACGGCGTGCGCGCCAACCTCGGTGCCAACAGCACCACCGGCACCACCGTCGCCCTCACCGCCAACCCCAGCGGTCTCGGACTCACCGGCACCGCCCTCACCTCCGGCATCTACTCCGGCACCTCCGTCGGACGGGACGGCATCTTCAACGGTTCCGGCGCGGGCAACGCACGCTTCGTCGGCTTCCAGATCACCGGCCTCGCCGCGGGCACTTACGACATCTACGTCGCGTCCCGTAACACCAACAACAACGAGAACTACGTCCAGCGCGTCTATGCCGGCGCGGGCGTTGCCGGCGCGAACTTCGACGTCACCGGCGCCGCCTACAGCAGCGGCGTCATCACCTACGCCAACACCTCCGGCTACGCGACCTCCGCATGGGTGGCCGGCCAGAACTACACCGTCGTCCGCGTGGACCTCACCGAAGGGCAGGCCCTCAACGTGGGCGTCACCGGCGGCACCGTCCCGGACGGAGGCTCCGGTGAGCTGCGCGGCTTCCTCAACTCCGCCCAGATCGTCGCCGTGCCGGAACCCACCGCCGCCGCACTCTCCGCCCTGGGCGTCCTCGCCTTCGGCCTGCGCCGCCGGCGCTGA
- a CDS encoding ASCH domain-containing protein, giving the protein MKALSIRQPWAWLIVNGHKDIENRQRRTHLRGRILVHAAGGMTRDEYSAAFVMAEEQGINLPPFEHLERGGIVGEVEIVDCVDIDPSPWFFGEWGYVLKNAKPLPFVPLKGMLGFFNVHLPAAA; this is encoded by the coding sequence ATGAAAGCGCTCTCCATCCGCCAGCCGTGGGCGTGGCTCATCGTCAACGGTCACAAGGACATCGAGAACCGCCAGCGGCGCACGCACCTGCGTGGTCGCATCCTGGTCCACGCTGCCGGTGGCATGACCCGCGATGAATACTCCGCCGCGTTCGTCATGGCCGAGGAGCAGGGCATCAACCTGCCACCGTTCGAGCATCTCGAACGCGGCGGCATCGTCGGTGAAGTGGAGATCGTGGACTGCGTCGATATCGACCCCTCGCCGTGGTTTTTCGGCGAGTGGGGCTACGTCCTCAAGAACGCCAAGCCGCTGCCCTTCGTCCCGCTCAAGGGCATGCTCGGATTCTTCAACGTCCATCTCCCCGCCGCCGCCTGA
- a CDS encoding lamin tail domain-containing protein, whose product MKSTTPRCTDVLRKRAAALPVPHAFPACLAALALAVAGASAASTVAITEFLVDPSGTDLLNEWVEVYNYGTEAVDVSGWTLKDNSSAAYTFPGGTSIPSGGYLIIAQNGAAFTARWLDGVADARVLSTVPGTDPAAEGRFQLNNGAPGDGLYLRDSTNALVWSLGYNLSTADPVSARRATWLAVDDFTTSNYGVPPQDGAALINRNGTDGTGTLGYEENNRTADPHAFQKGTDWGSPLAGGYTVVPEPAVIGLSSMGLLVLLLRRRG is encoded by the coding sequence ATGAAATCCACCACTCCCCGGTGCACGGACGTCCTCCGGAAACGGGCCGCCGCCCTTCCCGTGCCGCACGCTTTCCCGGCATGCCTCGCCGCGCTGGCGCTGGCGGTGGCGGGTGCGTCCGCGGCGTCCACCGTGGCCATCACGGAGTTCCTGGTGGATCCCAGCGGGACGGACCTGCTCAACGAATGGGTGGAGGTGTACAACTACGGCACGGAGGCCGTGGACGTGTCCGGCTGGACGCTGAAGGACAACTCCAGCGCGGCGTACACGTTTCCCGGCGGGACCAGCATCCCGTCCGGCGGCTACCTCATCATCGCGCAGAACGGCGCGGCCTTCACCGCCAGGTGGCTGGACGGGGTGGCGGACGCGCGCGTGCTGTCCACCGTCCCGGGGACGGACCCGGCGGCGGAGGGGCGCTTCCAGCTCAACAACGGCGCGCCGGGTGACGGACTCTACCTGAGGGACTCCACCAACGCGCTGGTGTGGAGCCTGGGCTACAACCTGTCCACCGCGGACCCCGTCTCCGCGCGGCGTGCGACGTGGCTGGCGGTCGATGATTTCACGACCAGCAACTACGGGGTGCCCCCGCAGGACGGCGCGGCGCTCATCAACCGCAACGGCACGGACGGCACCGGTACGCTGGGGTATGAGGAGAACAACCGCACGGCGGACCCGCACGCCTTCCAGAAAGGCACGGACTGGGGCAGCCCGCTGGCAGGCGGCTACACGGTGGTGCCGGAGCCCGCCGTCATCGGCCTGTCATCCATGGGCCTGCTCGTGCTGCTGCTCCGCAGGCGGGGGTGA